GTGGGTTAGCGGCACTCAGTTCTGCGGGGACTGGAAACATCAAGTGCTTTTCCTGCTCCCGTGCCCTTTGGGTCCCTTTCCTGACCAGGTTTGGCCCTGGAGAGGGTGAGCTGAGGCCTCTGCAGGCCGGCTCTAGAGTGCGTTAGGAGTAGGGCAGCAGCCAGGGGTGGACAGGGCAAGGTCAAGGGGAGGGCCACGGGGAGAGGGAGGTGGCTTTCACAGAGACAAAGCAAGAGAGTCTTCAACCGGAAGGAAGCTGGGAGGGGttatgagagagagaggtgagggcTGGTGGCTATTCTGCAGGTAGGGCTCCTCAGCTGCTCAGAGGGGAAATTAATACGTGGGGGAGGAAGAGTATCAGAAAACCTCTTCTGGCAGAAAATTTGGGTCATTAAAGGGGGGTGGATTCCAGGAAATAGCCTAGGTAAATATGCCATATATTTCTACCATGTAAATAATAGTTACTGAGTGCCTGCCCTGTGTCAGGTGATGCCAGGGAGATATCAGTGATTGAGACAGCTCCCCAGCCCTGTCCGCACACAGTTCATCATCCCTTGGGAGAGACAGAGCTGCCCTCAGACAGTGGTAACCCAGAGTGGGCAAGACTGGGATGGGGGATCTTGAAGGGCTATGGGAGGCCAGCGGAGGTGCCTGACCCTGCTGGGGagttcagggagggcttcctggaggagggggatgTTTGAGCTTTGCTGTGAAAGGACAGTAGGAGCTATTAAAACAGAAAGGTGAAAGAGGGTTCTGGGCAGAAAGCCATGTGTGGAAGCCTCAAGGGGGAAAGTGAGCCAGGGGCATTTGGAGGACCGAGGGAGAGCAGGAGGACTGCAGGGGGTGAGGTGGCAGGGTACAGGGGACAGGCCATTGCAAGGCCTTGACTGCCAGGCCGCAGAGTGGAGGCCATATTCCTGAAGGCACTGGGGAGCCAGAGCAGGTGATTGACAAGTCAGGTTTTGCTTTTAAGAGATCCCTCTGGCTGTCTTGTGGGTGATGGAGTGGAAGGTGAGGCAGGCAACAGTCCTTTCAACTCTTAAGGACCCCGAGTCTCTGCATGTGGGCATCATCCTTGCTTCCTCTTTTCTCATGCCAACCCCCAACTCTGTCCATCAGGAAATCCCATTAGCTCCACCTTTGAAATGCATCCTAAATCCCACCACTCCCCCTACCCTCTTCCCAGCACCCTGATCTGTCCACCCTCTCCTCTCACTGGGCTACTACAGTAGCCTCTTTACTGGTATTCCCACCTCAGCCCCATAATTCTGTCCCCCTGTGAACACCTAAGTTAGGTAACAttcctcctctgctcagaaccctctATAGTCCCCATCTCACTCAGGGTAAAAGGCAAAACGTTACCATGGATCATAAGACCCTGCTCAATCTGATTctgtcacctcctccccctctgcccCATCTCACTTTCCTTCAGCCACATTGGCCCCACCAGGCAgctcccacctcagggcttttgcactaGCTATTCCCTCTGCTGGGAGCGCTCTTCCCTAGATATCCACATAGCCCccactccctctcctcctttaGGCATTcactcagatgtcaccttctcaggaAGGTTTTGCTTGATCACGCCCTTTCTAAAACTGcatgccaggacttccctggtggcccagtggttaagactccacgctcccactgcagggggcctgggtttgatccctggtcagggaactagatcccacatgcatgccgcaactaagagttcgcatgccacaactaaggagcctgcctgctgcaactaagacccagtgcaaccaaatacataaatattttttaaaaaggggaaaaaaagaaaaactgcatgCCTACCCCCACCGTACCCAGCTTGTTTTTCTCCAGAGCAGTTATCACCATCTGACGTACCCTATAATTTGCGTATTTACTGTGTTCGTTGTTTAAGATGTCAGCTGCAcaagggcaggaatttttgtctgctctgttcactgctgtgtccccagcttcTAGAACAGGGCCTAGCACGGAGGGACTCAGAAAGGAGGGTGAAATGGGGCTGGGTCTCCAAGGGCTTTGCCTACAGGCTGAGGAGCTGAATTATATTCTGAGTGAGGACACTGGGAAACCtatggaagggagagaaagatgcTTCCAGCTGCCAGGTGAAAGTTGGATTGGAGGGAGCAGGAAGAAAGGCCCTGAGGCCAGAAAAGAGGACAGGGTGTGGccacagggagggaaggagggaggcatcGAGGACAAGGCCCAACATACTCACCTGGGAACTGGGCTCCCCTGACACGGGGACACAGAGGAAGAGGCCATGGAGAGGGAAGTCAACAGAGGCCAGACCTAAAGGGCCTTGAATGTTGAGGTCGGACTTTATACTGAGTGCACTGGGGAATCATAgaagggttttgagcaggggagGAATACAGATTCAGAAGGATCCCTTTGGCTGCTCTGTGGGTGTAGGAGTccagagaggaggctggggcagAAACCTGGCAGAGAAGGACTGGGCCTGGGATCTCCAGGAGCTCCTGCTGGCCTATACCCATCCCactttgcctccctccctcctgtgctGCAGGTTGGCCCCGACTCCATCTCCAGGTATGGTCCCAGGACAGCTTCGGCCGCTGCCAGCTTGCAGGCTACGGCTTTTGCCATGTGCCCAGCAGCCCAGGCACCCACCAGCTGGACTGCCCCACATGGCGGCCCCTAGGCAGCTGGCGGGAGCAGCTGGCAAGGGCCTTCGTGGGTGGCGGGCCTCAGCTGCTGCATGGAGATGCCATCTACAGTGGGGCTGACCGCTACCGCTTGCACACTGCCGCCGGTGGCACCGTGCACCTTGAGCTGGGCCTGCTGCTGCGCCACTTCGATCGCTATGGCGTCGAATGCTGAAGGACCCTGTATGGACCGCTGGCCCCCAGCCATATCTCTGGACACCCAGTGAGGGGCAGGATGGCACAGGAGTCAGAAGCGTGGGCTCTGGAGACTGTCAGACCTGACCCCAGCCAAGGCTGGTGTGGCTTCTATCTTGACTAGCATCTCAAGCCCAGTGGCTGCCCCTCCCAGGtccagtttccccttctgtaaaatgggggcagtaAATGTGTGGGCTCACAGGGGTTGGGTGCAGAGAAGCTGTTGGCACATGGAAGGACTCAGTAAAGGAGAGCAGTTCTTTCAGATGTGAGTGCTTTTCTGACCTTCATCTGTTGGATGTCCAGTGCCCCATCCTCCCACTGTCACCCTCCTTCCTCAGGCCCCCTTCCCCTGTCCTCTGCCTCAACCTCTGACCCCCTCCCCATTCTGGGTGATGCTCTTACGGCCCCCACTCCTTGGGGGTCCCCCTCCTCTGTGACCCTCTCCCCACTGGCTCCCTGTCTTCTGGCTGACCCTCTCCTCGACTGCCCCGGCTTCCCACTCTCCACTCGGGGTGGTCGTCCTCGGATTCCCTGTACCCTGCGTTCCCATGCTCTGATTGAGCCCTCCCCGCCAGGTCTTTATTCTCTCGGTGACCCTCGCACAGTCCTCAAAGGCACACGCAGCACAGCCGCCCGCTTTGGTAGCGCTCAGCCGCCAGGAGGCAGCACCCTGTTGGTGGGGCGGAGCCGGgtgcccgccccctccccccagggcttAAGGGACCCCCCTTGGAGCCCGCCCACGCGAGATGAGGACTGTGGACCGGCCCCCCCATGCCCTCCTCCTGagggccgcccccgccccgcgaGCTTCCTGGGTGGGGCCGGGGCGGCTTCAAAAACCTCCCGCCTCCCCAGCCGgtcgccgctgccgccgcccttCGCGCCCCAGGCCGTCCCACTCCCTTCCTCCCGCCGCGGATCCGCCAGACAGCGAGGCCCCCGGCCGGGGGCAGGGGGGACGCCCCCTCCGGGGCACCCCCCGGCTCGGAGCCGCCCGCGGGGCCGGCCTCAGCCGGGAACGGAGGAAGGAGCCGCCGAGGAGCAGCCCGAGGCCCCAGAGTCTGAGAcgagccgccgccgcccccgccgccgccgctgccgccgctgcggggaggagggggaggaggagcggGAGGAGGGACGAGCTGGttgggagaagaggaaaaaagtttTGAGACTTTTCCGCTGCCGCTGGGAGCCAAAGGCGCGGGGACCTTCGCGCAGCGCTGCTCCGCGAGGCAGGACTGGGGGCCCCCAGACCGCAGCTCCACCCTGCACCGCCTCGGACGcttgctcccttccttccccccacacGGCGTTCCCCGTGCGCCCCCATTCCGGACCAGCCCTCAGGAGCCTCAAACCCGACTCCCGCGAGGACTCGACCCCAGACATCGGTCGCACCCCCCCGCACggcccccagctcccagcctctCTCTTGAGCCCCCGCGCATCCAAGGACCCTTCTCCTCCGGGATCCAGGAGACGGGATCAATCTCAGACCTGCCTCAGCTTTCCTATTCAAGACCACCCACCTTTGGTACCAGATCTCGCTCATCTCGGTTTTTGCCGTGGGATACCAAGAACACACCCATCAGAGCCTCCCCTCCAGCTCAGCTCCGTTCTCCCAGAGGGCCTCAACTCCCCCCCTTCGCAGACCCTCCTACCTTTCCTCGGGAGACCCCCCCAGCCCCTGTAGGGGCGGGGCCTCCCTCTTCCCAGCCCAGCCCGGCTCGCGCTCTCGGCTGTGCCGGGGGCGCCGCCTCCCCCATGCCGCCCTCGGGGCTGcggctgctgccgctgctgctgccgctgctgtgGCTACTAGTGCTGCCGCCTGGCCGGCCGGCCGCCGGACTATCCACCTGCAAGACCATCGACATGGAGCTGGTGAAGCGAAAGCGCATCGAGGCCATCCGCGGCCAGATTCTGTCCAAGCTTCGGCTCGCCAGCCCCCCGAGCCAGGGGGAGGTGCCGCCCGGTCCGCTGCCCGAGGCCGTACTGGCGCTTTACAACAGTACCCGTGACCGGGTGGCCGGGGAAAGTGCCGAACCTGAGCCTGAGCCAGAGGCGGACTACTACGCCAAGGAGGTCACCCGCGTGCTAATGGTGGAAAACAGCAACGGTGAGCTCGGAGGGGCAGGGGAACCCTGGAGGGGAGCCCCCAGGGGGCGCCGGAGTGCAGGGGTCACGGGGAGGAAATTACCGGTAGAGGAAACTGGCTGGAGGAAGAGGACCCCCGGGGGCGCCGGGACCTTGGGAGGGGGAGTCTCAAAGGGGATAGGCCTGAGCTCCCTACCCCCCAGGTATCTGGTTTTGAAGAGGAGATAGTGAGCGGAGTGGACCGCTTTAGGAGGGCTACAGGAACATGCGAGATCGTGGGCGGGGGGAGTCCCTTAGAGGGAGAGAAGCGAAGCAGTTACGGGGGGTGGGTGTAGAAAAAAACTTCCTGCAGGGTGCACTAGAGTGCGGGGGTCGTGGGTGGGGCCCGCAGAGAGGGAGCTCGCTTTGGGAGAAGCGAGGACCCCGGCATTGGGGAGAGGAGAGGTAGTGGGGAAAGCTGACCCAGAGCTCAGGGGTCATGAGGCAGGAAGATTCAAGAAGGACAGAAAAACTAGGTGAAGCGAACCCCAGAGGTTCCAGAAAGTGGAGAGTGGACGCATTTGCACACGGCGCGAAGAACACGCGGGATTGGGGAAGGGCTTAgagagggaggcggggagggggtgaTCAGTGCGA
Above is a genomic segment from Kogia breviceps isolate mKogBre1 chromosome 18, mKogBre1 haplotype 1, whole genome shotgun sequence containing:
- the B9D2 gene encoding B9 domain-containing protein 2: MAEVHVIGQIMGATGFSESSLFCKWGIHTGAAWKLLSGVREGQTQVDTPLIGDMAYWSHPIDLHFATKGLQGWPRLHLQVWSQDSFGRCQLAGYGFCHVPSSPGTHQLDCPTWRPLGSWREQLARAFVGGGPQLLHGDAIYSGADRYRLHTAAGGTVHLELGLLLRHFDRYGVEC